A region of Granulibacter bethesdensis DNA encodes the following proteins:
- the glgX gene encoding glycogen debranching protein GlgX, whose product MRTRISEGLPYPLGATWDGLGVNFALFSANATKVELCLFDSSGMRELQRIELPEYTDEVWHGYLPDARPGQVYAYRVHGPYAPEVGHRFNPHKLLLDPYAKALVGDLHWDDACHGYIIGNENEDLSFDTRDSARFMPKCRVIDSAFTWGRDHPPSVPWEKTVFYETHLRGYTMRHPMVPEPLRGTFAGMSVKEVVKHIRSLGVTSIEFLPVHYFINDRFLIEQNLSNYWGYNTISFFAPHPRYSATGAVAEFKEMVAHLHDAGLEVILDVVYNHTAEGNERGPTLSFRGIDNASYYRLAPDPRYYINDTGTGNTLNLSHPRVLQMVTDSLRYWVEEMHVDGFRFDLATILAREEYGFDEGGGFLDSCRQDPVLSRVKLVAEPWDLGPGGYQVGGFPPGWAEWNDRFRDTVRGFWKGEETASAMAARLCASADIYNRRGRKPWASVNFVTAHDGFTMQDVVTYNDKHNEANGENNKDGHSHNRSWNCGVEGPSDDPAICALRERQKRNLMATLFLAKGTPMLLAGDEFGRTQQGNNNAYCQDNEISWVDWDIDADGHALIAFVRALISLRDRFPILRRGRFLTGAYDEELGVQDVTWIAASGDTMEAADWENGTRCFGMLMDGRAQASGVRRAGTDTTLLVIYNAHHEEVPFHLPPCAGARRWELTFDTSQPESAKTRAYRIGQVYAVTARSVVLFALQP is encoded by the coding sequence ATGAGAACGCGCATCAGTGAGGGTCTGCCCTATCCACTGGGGGCAACCTGGGATGGGCTGGGCGTTAATTTCGCGCTGTTTTCCGCCAATGCGACAAAAGTCGAGCTCTGCCTGTTCGATTCTTCAGGCATGCGGGAATTACAGCGGATTGAATTGCCCGAATATACCGATGAGGTCTGGCACGGCTATTTGCCGGATGCCCGGCCTGGGCAGGTCTATGCCTATCGCGTACACGGCCCGTATGCGCCGGAGGTCGGGCACCGATTCAATCCGCACAAGCTGCTGCTTGATCCTTATGCCAAGGCTCTGGTGGGCGATCTGCATTGGGATGATGCCTGCCACGGCTATATCATCGGCAATGAGAATGAAGATCTTTCATTCGATACACGTGATAGCGCCCGATTCATGCCGAAATGCCGGGTGATCGATTCCGCTTTCACCTGGGGTAGAGATCATCCCCCCAGCGTGCCATGGGAAAAAACGGTTTTCTACGAAACCCATCTGCGCGGCTACACCATGCGCCATCCCATGGTGCCGGAGCCTCTGCGCGGTACTTTCGCCGGTATGTCGGTGAAGGAGGTGGTGAAGCATATCAGATCGCTCGGTGTGACCTCCATCGAGTTTCTGCCGGTTCATTACTTCATTAATGATCGTTTCCTGATCGAACAGAATCTTTCCAATTACTGGGGCTACAATACGATCAGCTTTTTCGCACCTCATCCGCGTTATTCTGCCACCGGTGCAGTGGCGGAGTTCAAGGAGATGGTTGCGCATCTGCATGATGCCGGTCTCGAGGTCATTCTGGATGTCGTCTATAACCATACTGCCGAGGGAAATGAGCGTGGCCCGACCCTGTCTTTCCGCGGTATCGACAATGCCAGTTATTACCGGCTGGCCCCTGATCCACGTTACTATATCAACGATACCGGCACCGGAAACACGCTGAACCTGTCTCATCCCCGGGTGTTACAGATGGTGACTGACAGCCTCCGCTATTGGGTGGAGGAAATGCATGTTGATGGTTTCCGCTTCGACCTCGCAACTATTCTCGCCCGTGAAGAGTACGGATTCGATGAAGGAGGCGGCTTTCTGGACAGCTGCCGGCAGGATCCTGTTCTCTCCCGCGTGAAACTGGTGGCGGAACCGTGGGATCTGGGGCCTGGCGGCTATCAGGTCGGCGGCTTTCCGCCCGGTTGGGCCGAGTGGAACGACCGGTTCCGTGATACGGTGCGTGGTTTCTGGAAAGGAGAGGAAACGGCCTCTGCCATGGCTGCGCGGCTATGCGCCTCGGCCGATATTTATAACCGTCGTGGCCGCAAGCCATGGGCCAGCGTGAATTTCGTCACTGCGCATGACGGGTTCACCATGCAGGATGTTGTCACCTACAACGACAAGCACAATGAAGCGAATGGCGAGAATAACAAGGACGGCCATTCTCATAACCGCTCCTGGAATTGTGGAGTGGAGGGGCCGAGCGACGATCCGGCGATCTGTGCATTGCGGGAGCGGCAGAAGCGGAATCTTATGGCAACGCTGTTCCTTGCGAAGGGAACGCCGATGCTGCTGGCGGGCGATGAGTTCGGACGCACGCAGCAGGGCAATAACAATGCCTATTGTCAGGATAACGAGATTTCCTGGGTCGACTGGGACATCGATGCGGATGGTCATGCCCTGATAGCTTTTGTACGGGCACTGATTTCTTTGCGGGACCGGTTTCCCATCCTGCGGCGTGGACGCTTTTTGACTGGCGCGTATGATGAGGAACTCGGCGTTCAGGATGTCACCTGGATCGCTGCCAGTGGCGACACGATGGAAGCTGCCGACTGGGAAAACGGCACACGGTGCTTCGGCATGCTGATGGATGGACGTGCACAGGCCAGCGGTGTCAGGCGGGCGGGAACCGACACCACGTTGCTGGTGATTTACAATGCCCATCATGAGGAAGTTCCGTTTCATCTGCCACCCTGTGCCGGGGCACGGCGATGGGAACTGACATTTGACACCAGCCAGCCGGAAAGTGCCAAAACCCGTGCCTACCGGATCGGACAGGTTTATGCGGTAACGGCACGATCAGTGGTTCTGTTCGCACTTCAACCCTGA
- a CDS encoding ATP-dependent DNA helicase yields the protein MQSRPPSVIRQESSSQAGYAALVAGYGQAAIIDQDGVLHQTSSARAATMLRTLPPVLVIHAPATLNRLALHGHAMPCLDLLELFAFVLPGKTASPTPRGLALALDLPPPGPLLEEQVTSLSRLASTLLTRLQAGRMTPLNRDAAALAARMGQSGWAWAPYVMQALGQPDAAAQANTLRIWNRLPEWEDLPPPPPPSSHPVSDTEARSRLRSILGTEAEQRPGQADYAGAASAAFAPRQSQGDPHLVLAEAGTGTGKTLGYIAPASLWAERNHGSVWISTYTRHLQRQIEGELARLFPDPLIRRQKTVLRKGRENYLCLLNFEDAVASVAGLAHARTIPLALLARWALVTEDGDLQGGDLPGWLPELFGGGLLPALADRRGECIHAGCGHWKKCFVEHSIRRARGADLVVANHALVMAQAVWGGLDDTTVPTRYVFDEGHHVFDAADSAFSAILSGMETAELRRWLRGAEGGRSRARGLRRRLEELVADDPDLQTPLEAALTAATALPSQGWQMRLAEAAHDAPEHPDSSPGNGLLPDLGGIEAGRQNPAEALLHLLRRQALARSNDRADLPRTAIEADLHPVLPELPEAAAVLDRALDRILQPLKTLRQRLADRLESESDTLDQPTRSRIEATCRSLGRRAIDPLSAWRTMLLAIQSPPPEAGLRPEHVHFIRLQRGDTGDRDVGLHRHWLDPTIPFTATLASPAHGLLITSATLRDGGMEDQAAAWEAAEAQVGAPHLPSPAIRAALASPFDYAAQTRAFIITDVGYDIAALAAAYRTLFLAAGGGGLGLFTAITRLRAVHARIAPALEAEGIQVLAQHVDAMDNTTLVDVFRTEIDSCLLGTDAMRDGVDVPGRALRLVAFERVPWPRPDILHRERRIHLSGGMPSAYDERITRMRLRQAFGRLVRSASDRGVFVLLDRRTPSRLLTAFPPGVTIRRVGLAEAASEAADFLGPEHKNVISADPFRI from the coding sequence ATGCAGTCCCGCCCCCCCAGCGTCATCCGGCAGGAGTCTTCTTCACAGGCAGGGTATGCCGCCCTTGTCGCCGGATACGGACAGGCCGCGATCATTGATCAGGACGGCGTGCTGCACCAGACCAGCAGCGCCAGAGCCGCCACCATGCTCCGTACACTGCCGCCTGTGCTGGTTATTCATGCGCCCGCCACACTGAACCGGCTTGCTCTGCATGGTCATGCCATGCCGTGCCTCGATCTGCTGGAGCTGTTCGCTTTCGTGCTGCCCGGCAAAACCGCCTCCCCCACCCCGCGCGGGCTGGCGCTGGCGCTCGACCTGCCACCACCAGGACCTTTGCTGGAGGAACAGGTCACCAGCCTGTCCCGGCTGGCCTCCACTCTGCTGACCCGGTTGCAGGCCGGACGCATGACCCCGCTGAACCGGGATGCCGCTGCACTCGCCGCACGGATGGGGCAAAGCGGCTGGGCATGGGCGCCTTATGTGATGCAGGCGCTGGGGCAGCCCGATGCCGCCGCACAGGCCAATACGCTGAGAATCTGGAACCGGCTGCCGGAATGGGAAGACCTGCCGCCCCCGCCGCCGCCCTCCTCCCACCCGGTCAGCGATACCGAGGCAAGAAGCCGCCTGCGCAGCATTCTCGGCACCGAGGCAGAGCAAAGACCAGGACAGGCGGATTATGCAGGTGCCGCCAGCGCCGCCTTTGCACCGAGACAAAGCCAGGGCGATCCCCATCTGGTGCTGGCCGAGGCGGGCACCGGCACCGGCAAAACGCTGGGCTATATCGCCCCTGCCAGCCTGTGGGCCGAGCGTAATCACGGTTCCGTCTGGATCAGCACCTATACCCGCCATCTGCAACGGCAGATCGAGGGTGAGTTGGCCCGGCTGTTTCCCGATCCCCTCATCAGGCGGCAGAAAACCGTGCTGCGCAAAGGACGGGAGAACTATCTCTGCCTGCTGAATTTCGAGGATGCCGTGGCCAGCGTAGCCGGGCTGGCGCATGCCCGCACCATTCCGCTTGCGCTGCTGGCACGCTGGGCACTGGTGACAGAAGATGGGGACCTCCAAGGTGGCGATCTCCCCGGCTGGCTGCCGGAACTGTTCGGCGGCGGCCTGCTGCCGGCCCTTGCGGACAGGCGCGGTGAGTGCATCCACGCCGGATGCGGCCACTGGAAGAAATGCTTCGTGGAACACAGCATCCGCCGGGCACGCGGGGCCGATCTGGTGGTGGCCAATCACGCGCTGGTCATGGCGCAGGCCGTGTGGGGCGGGCTGGACGATACGACAGTGCCCACGCGCTATGTTTTTGACGAAGGGCATCATGTCTTCGATGCCGCAGATAGTGCGTTTTCCGCTATCCTGTCAGGGATGGAAACGGCAGAACTCCGCCGCTGGCTGCGCGGAGCAGAAGGCGGCCGTTCCCGCGCCCGCGGGCTGCGTCGCAGGCTGGAGGAGTTGGTGGCCGATGATCCCGACCTTCAGACCCCGCTGGAAGCAGCCCTGACCGCGGCCACCGCCCTGCCTTCGCAAGGCTGGCAGATGCGTCTGGCCGAAGCGGCCCACGATGCACCGGAACACCCGGATTCTTCACCCGGCAATGGTCTGCTGCCCGATCTCGGCGGGATCGAGGCCGGACGACAAAATCCGGCGGAAGCCCTGCTGCATCTGCTGCGGCGTCAGGCTCTGGCCCGATCGAATGACAGGGCAGACCTGCCCCGCACAGCCATTGAGGCCGATCTGCATCCGGTTCTGCCCGAACTGCCTGAAGCCGCCGCCGTGCTGGATCGGGCGCTGGACCGTATCCTCCAGCCGCTGAAAACCCTTCGCCAGCGTCTGGCCGACCGGCTGGAAAGCGAATCCGACACGCTCGATCAGCCAACCCGCAGCCGGATCGAGGCCACCTGCCGCTCCCTTGGTCGGCGGGCCATCGACCCGCTTTCCGCATGGCGCACCATGTTGCTGGCGATCCAGTCGCCGCCCCCGGAAGCAGGACTCCGGCCGGAGCATGTGCATTTCATCCGCCTGCAACGCGGCGATACCGGCGACCGGGATGTCGGACTGCACCGGCACTGGCTGGACCCGACCATTCCTTTTACCGCCACACTGGCTTCACCCGCACATGGATTGCTGATCACCTCCGCGACGCTGCGTGACGGCGGCATGGAAGATCAGGCCGCTGCATGGGAAGCGGCAGAAGCACAGGTCGGCGCGCCGCATCTGCCCTCCCCCGCCATCCGTGCCGCACTGGCCAGCCCATTCGACTATGCAGCGCAGACGCGGGCCTTCATCATCACCGATGTGGGATACGATATTGCGGCCCTCGCCGCTGCCTACCGCACCCTGTTTCTGGCGGCAGGCGGAGGAGGGCTGGGGTTGTTCACCGCTATTACCCGGCTGCGCGCCGTCCATGCACGGATTGCACCCGCACTGGAAGCGGAGGGGATACAAGTCCTCGCCCAGCATGTGGATGCCATGGACAACACCACGCTGGTTGATGTCTTCCGTACCGAAATCGATTCCTGTCTGCTCGGGACCGATGCAATGCGTGACGGTGTGGATGTGCCGGGCCGTGCTCTACGGCTTGTTGCGTTCGAACGTGTGCCTTGGCCGCGTCCGGACATTCTGCATCGGGAACGCCGCATTCATCTTTCTGGCGGCATGCCGTCAGCTTATGACGAGCGCATCACGCGCATGAGATTGCGACAGGCTTTCGGGCGACTTGTGCGCAGCGCTTCCGATCGTGGAGTGTTCGTATTGCTGGACCGCCGGACACCCAGCCGCCTTCTCACCGCCTTTCCCCCTGGCGTCACAATCAGACGCGTCGGGCTGGCGGAAGCCGCGTCAGAAGCAGCCGATTTTTTGGGACCTGAACACAAAAACGTGATCAGCGCTGACCCATTCAGAATTTGA
- a CDS encoding lysylphosphatidylglycerol synthetase family protein, whose translation MRAKTLQRLDAKRIRQLRLLVRGKRILRRAPAFLGILLLIGAIYVVQREFHHLKVDDIKRALEEIPNRVLWISAGYTVVSYAVLTLYDRLGTIYAGRRVSYWKVSLASFCAYSLAHNLGFAAVSGAAVRYRLYAHWGLTPVQIGKVIAFCSLTFGLGGMVLGGAILLWEPESVPFFGQWLPGWGMHLLGVGMWAVVAGYVTLARMFGTFRMFGHEISLPGARMAVLQVLLATADVAVTAAIFYALLPEAEGLTYLRFLGVYLSSYTAGLAANLPGGLGVFDSAILIGLSGWLPPPQIVSAILVFRLYYYIIPLFISGALFAGNELLLRGRKAISSADQGQDALPAPSRWNAPDLAVGAATGAVALSGSLLLGLNFVDPNPDLSWLGIDTFGAAREVEMFFPSLLGTGLLVMAVGLAQRVRLAWGMTILLLLSGAAVSLARGEGVWVSAVLILTGLLLAPFREAFYRQARCLRDRMQAETMVPLFALVICLLMLAGFERHVSGLAGASWWSIVLSADVPNAIRASVAGAVLAGLAAIWGLIRPAHVTFQPWTPEWRMRCARMNGLSIPKADGVVLGEAAHAGIPFCRVGSLLLGLGDPTGPEADRVSAVWHLRDLASQEGRETALWGVGETYLQVYADLGLHAVPLDKDGLPLSGGQGRLEGLYLVCRAERDLQTILPALSGLMRPSLLAE comes from the coding sequence TTGCGCGCCAAAACACTCCAACGACTTGACGCAAAGCGGATCCGCCAGCTGAGGCTGCTGGTCCGCGGCAAGCGGATCCTGCGGCGGGCTCCCGCTTTTCTGGGAATTCTGCTGCTGATCGGTGCGATCTATGTGGTGCAGAGGGAATTCCACCATCTGAAGGTGGATGACATTAAACGCGCCTTGGAGGAGATCCCCAATCGCGTGCTTTGGATCTCTGCCGGATATACGGTGGTTTCCTATGCCGTGCTGACTTTGTACGACAGGCTCGGCACGATTTATGCCGGACGGCGGGTCAGTTACTGGAAGGTCTCTCTGGCGTCTTTCTGTGCCTATTCACTGGCGCATAATCTGGGGTTTGCGGCGGTTTCCGGCGCTGCCGTGCGATATCGGTTGTACGCGCACTGGGGCCTGACACCGGTCCAGATTGGAAAGGTCATTGCCTTTTGCAGCCTGACCTTTGGCCTGGGGGGCATGGTGCTGGGCGGGGCGATTCTGCTGTGGGAGCCGGAATCCGTTCCCTTCTTCGGTCAGTGGCTGCCTGGCTGGGGCATGCATCTGCTCGGTGTGGGGATGTGGGCCGTGGTCGCTGGTTATGTCACTCTGGCCCGTATGTTCGGTACGTTCCGGATGTTCGGCCATGAAATATCGCTGCCCGGCGCACGAATGGCGGTCTTGCAGGTTCTGCTGGCAACGGCGGATGTGGCGGTGACGGCGGCAATTTTCTACGCGTTGCTGCCGGAAGCGGAGGGGCTGACCTATCTGCGTTTTCTCGGGGTCTATCTGTCATCCTACACAGCCGGTCTGGCGGCCAATCTTCCCGGAGGACTGGGTGTATTCGACAGCGCCATCTTGATTGGGCTGTCCGGCTGGCTGCCCCCGCCTCAGATCGTTAGTGCGATTCTGGTTTTCCGTCTCTATTATTACATCATCCCGCTTTTCATATCCGGCGCTCTTTTTGCAGGGAACGAGCTTCTGCTGCGCGGCCGTAAAGCCATTTCGTCAGCGGATCAGGGGCAGGATGCGTTGCCCGCTCCATCGCGCTGGAACGCGCCTGATCTGGCCGTGGGGGCGGCAACCGGGGCTGTGGCCCTGAGCGGCTCCCTGTTGCTCGGTCTGAATTTCGTCGATCCTAATCCGGATCTGTCCTGGCTCGGTATTGATACATTCGGGGCAGCGAGAGAGGTGGAAATGTTTTTCCCTTCCCTGCTCGGAACCGGTCTGCTGGTCATGGCGGTCGGTCTGGCGCAGCGTGTGCGTCTGGCGTGGGGGATGACCATTCTGCTGCTGCTCAGTGGGGCTGCGGTCTCTCTGGCGCGAGGAGAAGGGGTATGGGTTTCAGCCGTCCTGATTCTGACCGGGCTGCTGCTGGCTCCGTTCAGGGAGGCGTTTTACCGTCAGGCCCGTTGTCTCCGTGATCGGATGCAGGCCGAAACGATGGTACCGCTTTTTGCCCTGGTGATTTGCCTGCTGATGCTGGCAGGGTTCGAGCGGCATGTGAGTGGACTGGCCGGGGCATCCTGGTGGAGTATTGTACTGTCAGCGGATGTGCCTAATGCAATCCGTGCCAGTGTGGCTGGGGCGGTACTCGCCGGACTTGCGGCGATATGGGGGCTGATTCGTCCGGCGCATGTTACTTTTCAACCATGGACGCCCGAATGGCGGATGCGTTGTGCCCGTATGAACGGTCTCAGCATTCCCAAGGCTGATGGCGTCGTTCTGGGGGAGGCAGCGCATGCGGGGATTCCGTTCTGTCGCGTCGGATCGCTGCTGCTTGGTCTGGGTGACCCCACAGGGCCAGAGGCAGACCGTGTCTCTGCCGTGTGGCATCTCCGCGATCTGGCGAGCCAGGAGGGGCGGGAGACTGCTTTATGGGGTGTAGGGGAGACCTACCTTCAGGTTTATGCTGATCTCGGGCTTCATGCTGTGCCGCTGGATAAGGACGGGTTGCCGCTCTCCGGGGGGCAGGGAAGGCTTGAGGGTCTCTATCTGGTGTGCAGGGCCGAGCGTGATCTGCAAACGATTCTGCCGGCCTTGTCCGGACTGATGAGGCCTTCTCTACTGGCAGAATAA
- a CDS encoding lysine--tRNA ligase, protein MVTSLSASSPSDPSSSGQTPDVPKAWPFEEAQRVSARLAATGKREALFETGYGPSGLPHIGTFGEVARTSWVRNAFTELTGLPSRLLAFSDDMDGLRKVPDNVPNKEMLAEFIGRPLTSVPDPFGTHDSFGAHNNARLRSFLDGFGFSYEFASSTEYYRSGRFDAALRRLLEVYDEVTAVILPTLGPERRATYSPFLPLHPETGIVMQVPIEHRDVEAGTIVWRDENGKRFETLVTGGAAKLQWKADWAMRWYALGVDYEMSGKDLIDSVRLSSRICSILGGQPPVTLTYELFLDEHGQKISKSKGNGLSVEEWLRYAPPESLAQYMYNAPQRAKRLYFDVIPRAADEYLAHADKAATQDEAALKTNPSWHIAGRQVPEQRSPLSFAMLLNLASVVNAENADILWGFIRRYCPGATPETQPFLARLADHAVMYYRDFVLPQKNYRDPTETERAALVDLRDVLRAMEPDTSETVLQNAVFEVGKRHEFAELRAWFGCLYQVLLGQAEGPRFGNFVAVYGVAETASLIEAALARQNTPTT, encoded by the coding sequence ATGGTGACGTCTTTATCGGCTTCTTCCCCCTCTGATCCCTCCTCTTCCGGCCAGACGCCGGATGTTCCCAAGGCATGGCCTTTTGAGGAAGCGCAGCGCGTTTCCGCGCGTCTGGCCGCGACCGGAAAGCGGGAGGCGCTGTTCGAGACCGGCTATGGCCCCTCCGGCCTGCCGCATATTGGCACATTCGGGGAAGTGGCGCGCACCTCCTGGGTGCGGAACGCCTTTACGGAGTTGACCGGCCTGCCATCCCGCCTGCTGGCTTTCAGCGATGATATGGACGGGCTGCGCAAGGTGCCGGACAACGTCCCGAACAAGGAAATGCTGGCGGAATTCATCGGCCGTCCGCTGACCAGCGTGCCTGATCCGTTTGGCACCCATGACAGTTTCGGCGCCCATAACAATGCCCGGCTGCGCAGCTTTCTGGACGGGTTCGGCTTTTCCTATGAATTCGCGTCCTCCACCGAATATTACCGGTCGGGCCGGTTCGATGCGGCCCTTCGCCGTCTGCTGGAAGTGTATGACGAGGTGACCGCCGTCATCCTGCCGACGCTGGGGCCGGAACGTCGGGCGACCTACTCTCCCTTCCTGCCGCTGCATCCGGAAACCGGTATCGTGATGCAGGTGCCGATCGAGCATCGCGATGTGGAGGCTGGAACGATCGTCTGGCGGGATGAGAACGGCAAACGCTTCGAGACGCTGGTCACCGGTGGTGCTGCCAAGTTGCAGTGGAAGGCCGACTGGGCGATGCGCTGGTATGCTCTGGGCGTCGATTATGAAATGTCAGGCAAGGATCTGATTGACAGTGTGCGGCTGTCCTCCCGCATCTGCTCCATTCTCGGTGGCCAGCCGCCGGTAACGCTGACCTACGAGCTGTTTCTGGACGAGCATGGCCAGAAGATCAGCAAGTCGAAGGGCAATGGCCTGTCCGTCGAGGAATGGTTGCGCTATGCCCCGCCGGAAAGTCTGGCGCAATACATGTATAATGCGCCGCAGCGGGCCAAGCGCCTGTATTTTGACGTCATCCCGCGTGCTGCCGATGAATATCTCGCCCATGCTGATAAGGCCGCGACTCAGGATGAGGCCGCGCTGAAGACCAATCCCTCCTGGCATATTGCCGGACGGCAGGTGCCGGAACAGCGCAGTCCGCTCAGTTTCGCGATGCTGCTCAATCTGGCCAGCGTGGTGAATGCAGAGAATGCCGATATTCTGTGGGGCTTCATCCGCCGCTACTGCCCCGGTGCTACCCCGGAGACGCAGCCTTTTCTGGCACGGCTGGCCGATCATGCGGTGATGTATTACCGAGATTTCGTGCTGCCGCAGAAAAACTATCGCGACCCGACAGAGACCGAGCGGGCTGCCCTTGTTGATCTGCGCGATGTGCTGCGGGCTATGGAACCCGATACGTCCGAAACCGTCCTGCAGAATGCAGTGTTCGAGGTCGGCAAGAGACATGAATTTGCAGAATTACGCGCCTGGTTCGGCTGTCTTTATCAGGTGCTGTTGGGGCAGGCGGAGGGGCCGCGCTTCGGTAACTTTGTTGCCGTCTATGGCGTTGCTGAAACCGCTTCTCTGATCGAGGCCGCCCTTGCGCGCCAAAACACTCCAACGACTTGA